Proteins encoded by one window of Larimichthys crocea isolate SSNF chromosome V, L_crocea_2.0, whole genome shotgun sequence:
- the LOC104930361 gene encoding MAGUK p55 subfamily member 5-A, with amino-acid sequence MTTSHLNGHVAGEGGGGGGGGGGGGGGGGDEDLRGGQNHREMAVDCPGELGSRTLPVRRSAQLERIRQHQEDLRRRREEEGRQLDLNASLRLRKLSQHPHIGIDNPTFLQDSYTPQQPALSSSHTYALLELEELLLSLKQVRGCLSDQQSQNDIELVLALLNKSDFQSALKIHNAVATSMHRPSPPYPHTQQALQLAMEVRNLIQPSQNKEGLELHSLLSDTHVQSLLLAHDSIAEMEMQPEPLPVQGETLTQWGGETVKIVRIEKAQDIPLGATVRNEMDSVVISRIVRGGAAERSGLLSEGDEILEINGIEIRGKDVNQVFDILADMHGILTFVLIPNTQSKPPPVKENVIHVKAHFDYDPSDDPYVPCRELGLSFQKGDILHIISQSDPNWWQAYRDGDEDNQPLAGLVPGKSFQQQREAMKQTIEEDKEPEKSGKLWCAKKNKRKRKKLLYNPHRNDDVDNEEILTYEEMALYHQPANRKRPIALIGPTSCGQAELRQRLLNNQPERFAGAVPHTTRSRREGELSGRDYHFVSRQTFEAELAAGKLIESGEFEKNLYGTSTDSVRQVINTGKICVLCLHTQALKVLRSSDLKPYIIFIAPPSQERLRALLAKDNKNPKPEELRDIIEKAREMEQSCGHLFDAVIVNTDQDKAYTELLRLINKLDTEPQWVPGSWLR; translated from the exons ATGACAACCTCCCATCTGAACGGCCATGTTgctggggagggaggaggtggaggaggaggaggagggggaggaggaggaggaggaggagatgaagatcTGAGGGGAGGACAGAATCACAGAGAAATGGCTGTTGACTGTCCAGGAGAGCTGGGGAGTCGAACGCTACCGGTCCGACGATCTGCACAGCTGGAGAGGATACGACAGcaccag gaggatCTTCGACGTCgtagggaggaggagggtcgGCAGCTGGACCTGAACGCCTCGCTCAGACTCAGGAAACTCTCCCAGCATCCCCACATCGGCATCGACAACCCCACATTCCTGCAAGACTCGTACACACCACAGCAGCCAGCGCTGagcagctcacacacatacgcacTGTTGG agttggaggagctgctgctgtcactgaagCAGGTCCGAGGCTGCCTGTCCGACCAGCAGAGTCAGAATGACATAGAGCTGGTTCTTGCACTACTAAACAAG TCTGATTTCCAGTCGGCGCTGAAGATCCATAATGCCGTGGCCACCAGCATGCACCGACCTTCTCCTccatacccacacacacaacaggcaCTTCAGCTGGCCATGGAG GTCAGGAATCTCATCCAGCCAAGTCAGAACAAAGAAGGACTCGAACTCCACAGCCTGTTGTCTGACACACACGtccag tctTTGCTCCTGGCCCATGACAGCATAGCAGAGATGGAAATGCAGCCTGAGCCGCTGCCAGTCCAAGGAGAAACTCTGACCCAGTGGGGAGGAGAGACTGTCAAGATAGTTCGCATAGAGAAGGCCCAAGACATACCACTG GGGGCGACTGTTCGTAATGAAATGGACAGCGTGGTGATCAGTCGTATTGTTCGAGGTGGAGCAGCTGAGCGGAGCGGACTTCTGTCTGAAGGAGATGAAATATTAGAGATAAATGGCATCGAGATCAGAGGGAAAGACGTGAACCAAGTCTTTGATATTCTT gcGGACATGCACGGCATCCTGACCTTCGTGCTCATTCCCAACACTCAGAGCAAACCTCCTCCTGTCAAAGAGAACGTG ATCCACGTGAAGGCACATTTCGACTACGACCCATCAGATGACCCTTATGTGCCGTGCAGAGAGCTGGGCTTGTCCTTCCAGAAAGGAGATATTCTCCACATTATCAGCCAGTCAGACCCCAACTGGTGGCAGGCTTACAGGGATGGAGATGAAGATAATCAACCACTGGCTGGACTGGTACCAG GGAAGagtttccagcagcagagagaagccaTGAAGCAAACCATAGAAGAAGACAAGGAGCCTGAGAAGTCTG ggaAGCTGTGGTGTGCGAAGAAgaacaagaggaagagaaagaagctgCTGTACAACCCTCACAGGAACGATG ATGTTGATAACGAGGAGATTCTCACCTATGAGGAGATGGCTCTGTACCACCAGCCCGCCAATAGAAAGCGGCCGATTGCACTGATTGGTCCAACCAGCTGCGGGCAGGCAGAGCTGAGGCAGAGACTGCTCAACAACCAACCAGAACGCTTCGCTGGAGCTGTACCTC acaCCACACGGAGCCGTCGAGAAGGCGAGCTGAGTGGTCGAGATTACCACTTTGTGTCTCGTCAGACCTTTGAGGCAGAACTGGCTGCAG GAAAGCTGATCGAGTCCGGTGAGTTTGAGAAGAACCTGTACGGGACGAGTACAGACTCGGTGAGACAAGTCATCAACACTGGAAAGATCTGTGtgctctgtctgcacacacag GCTCTAAAGGTGCTCAGAAGTTCAGACCTGAAGCCTTACATCATCTTCATCGCTCCGCCTTCACAGGAAAGACTCCGAGCCCTGTTGGCTAAAGACAACAAGAACCCTAAG